The sequence GGGTAACGAGTGAGCCGTGAGGCGTGATCGATATTCATTTTTCACGGTTCACGAATCACGGATCAAGGATTTCCCATGAGCGAACGACTACGCGATGAACTCTCTCCCGAAGAGCAAAAGGTCAACACCCAGGCGGTGCTGGCCCATGTAATTCCCTTTGCCATGTGGCTCACCATGATGGTCTGGTTCGACGACCCGACCTGGAGCTACATGATGCGCTCCATCGGCGGTCTCATCCTGCTGGCCATCTTCCGCCCGTGGCGGTGGTATCCCAAACTCAATCCGAAAAACATTCTGCCGGCCATCGGGGTGGGGATCTTCATCCTGGTCGTCTGGGTGGGCTTCGAGGCCCCGTGGGTGGCCGGGAACGCGCCGGCGCTTACCGAATGGTACGACCGGCTGCTGGTTGATCCGTTCATGAAGCCCTTCCAGACGCGCGAGCTGTTCGATATCGGCAACGGGGTCATGGCACCCTATGAAGTGATCGAGGAGGGGGAGCATGCCGGCCTGCATGTCTACGACCCCAAGGCCTCCGGCTGGCTCATCTTCGCCATCCACATGTTCGGCACCTCGGTCTTCATCGCCATCATCGAAGAATTTTTCTACCGCGGCTTCCTCTACCGCTGGATGCAGGGAAGCCCCTTCTTCAAGATCGATGCCGGCAACCTGCACTGGCCCATGCTGCTGCTCATTTCGCTCTTCTTCAGCGTATCGCATTTCGAAGTCGGCGCCGCCATCATCTGCGGCATTGCCTACGGCCTGCTCTACATCAAGACCCGCGATATCTGGGCCGCCATCATTGCCCACGGCACCACCAACTTCCTGCTCGGCCTATACGTTGTCAAATTCAACGCCTACCAGTTTTGGTAGCCGACACGGGTTTTTACAGGACAATTGATAACAGGACGATTTTCAGGTTGATTGGCAATAGTCCTGTTATCAATAGTCCTGTGAATACTCTCCTCTGTATCTAGAGCAATTTAATTTAAACTGTAGCCGCATGAGGCAAACCAACCTTGAGCATCCGCCGCACTAACGCACCCTAAGGCAGCGCCGATCGCATCAAACAGAGATTCCAGGGAGCGCGCTTTTTCCCCGCGAAGCAATTGCTTTACTTTGCTCCACATCTTTTCGATGGGATTGAGATCAGGACTGTAGGGCGGAAGGAACCAAACCTCTGCCCCAGCTTCTTCGATCAACTGTAACGAAGCCTTGTCCTTATGAGCCGAGAGGTTATCAAGCACAACGATATCGCCCACTCGAAGAGTCGGAGCTAGAACCTGTTCGACATAGGCACGGAATACATCGCCGCTTGTGGCGGCATCAATCGCCATGCAGGCTGTTTCTCCGTTGAAACGAATGGAGGAGATCATGGTGGTGGTACACCAATGGCCATGCGGGGCGTGATCGTAAGCCCGCTCATTTTTCGGCGAGCGTCCGTACAGCCGAGTCATATTGGTCTTGGCTCCAGCCTCATCAATAAAGACCAACCGAGCAATGTCAAGTTGCCCTTGCA is a genomic window of Pontiella desulfatans containing:
- a CDS encoding CAAX prenyl protease-related protein produces the protein MSERLRDELSPEEQKVNTQAVLAHVIPFAMWLTMMVWFDDPTWSYMMRSIGGLILLAIFRPWRWYPKLNPKNILPAIGVGIFILVVWVGFEAPWVAGNAPALTEWYDRLLVDPFMKPFQTRELFDIGNGVMAPYEVIEEGEHAGLHVYDPKASGWLIFAIHMFGTSVFIAIIEEFFYRGFLYRWMQGSPFFKIDAGNLHWPMLLLISLFFSVSHFEVGAAIICGIAYGLLYIKTRDIWAAIIAHGTTNFLLGLYVVKFNAYQFW
- a CDS encoding IS630 family transposase translates to MKLARAEWMAMQGQLDIARLVFIDEAGAKTNMTRLYGRSPKNERAYDHAPHGHWCTTTMISSIRFNGETACMAIDAATSGDVFRAYVEQVLAPTLRVGDIVVLDNLSAHKDKASLQLIEEAGAEVWFLPPYSPDLNPIEKMWSKVKQLLRGEKARSLESLFDAIGAALGCVSAADAQGWFASCGYSLN